The following proteins are co-located in the Paraphotobacterium marinum genome:
- a CDS encoding multidrug effflux MFS transporter — MWPYKPKTTVIILAPLIFSFALALDVYMPVLPEMRRMFHTSQSAIQLTISVFFLICGFGQLILGPLSDQYGRLKVVWASAFLFIIGSALCSMSKTIDIFLIFRALEALGAAGLSVSAFAIVRDTYDGKDSALIYSYLNGMLAFSPILGPLIGVALITHYPWYSAFYFLTVLAISTALIILVWGKESLSIANRKAFNWSVFYRYFLIGKSLTFWSFTLPAIAGISSFFALFSMTPYIVEELGLPKTTIMYAFGAAGLSFMIGSFVSGSLTQKLGVFKTTVVGTFLILLSGIILIIVYQLTGLTLVGFFGPCVIATFGCALTSGAGASGALEPFGEFPGAASAMFGALQLGGSSIIGSISSLFVLNSSYPLAFTMIIMSLFSLLIIFFKSRANIKTIS; from the coding sequence ATGTGGCCTTATAAACCAAAAACAACAGTTATTATTTTAGCTCCTTTGATATTTAGTTTTGCATTAGCATTAGATGTTTATATGCCGGTCTTACCTGAAATGAGAAGAATGTTCCATACTTCTCAATCCGCGATTCAATTGACTATATCGGTTTTTTTCTTAATTTGTGGCTTTGGGCAATTAATTCTTGGACCTTTATCAGACCAATATGGGCGACTGAAAGTTGTATGGGCATCTGCGTTTTTATTTATCATAGGCTCTGCTTTGTGCTCAATGAGTAAGACTATTGATATCTTTTTAATTTTTAGAGCTCTTGAAGCTTTGGGAGCAGCAGGTTTGTCTGTCAGTGCATTTGCAATTGTAAGAGATACATATGATGGAAAAGACAGTGCTTTAATTTATAGTTATTTAAATGGTATGCTTGCTTTTTCTCCGATATTAGGTCCATTAATTGGTGTTGCATTAATTACACATTATCCTTGGTACTCTGCATTCTACTTCTTAACTGTGTTAGCAATATCAACAGCTTTAATTATTTTGGTTTGGGGCAAAGAAAGTTTAAGTATTGCTAATAGAAAAGCATTCAACTGGTCAGTTTTTTATCGATATTTTTTAATCGGTAAATCTTTAACATTTTGGTCGTTTACGCTTCCTGCTATTGCCGGTATATCTTCTTTTTTTGCACTATTTTCAATGACACCTTACATAGTTGAAGAGCTTGGTTTACCAAAAACAACAATTATGTACGCTTTTGGAGCTGCTGGATTATCCTTTATGATTGGCTCTTTTGTATCAGGTAGTCTCACCCAAAAACTTGGAGTTTTTAAAACAACAGTCGTTGGAACATTTTTGATTTTGCTGTCAGGTATTATACTGATTATTGTCTATCAATTAACGGGACTAACCTTAGTTGGCTTTTTTGGTCCGTGTGTTATTGCAACTTTTGGTTGTGCATTAACATCAGGTGCTGGTGCAAGTGGTGCTTTAGAACCTTTTGGAGAATTCCCTGGAGCTGCTTCAGCTATGTTTGGTGCTCTTCAATTAGGAGGTAGTTCTATAATAGGCTCGATATCAAGTTTATTTGTGCTTAATAGTTCTTATCCACTAGCTTTTACTATGATTATAATGTCTTTGTTTTCTTTACTCATTATTTTTTTTAAAAGTAGGGCAAATATTAAAACCATTTCATAA
- the uilS gene encoding UilS family quorum-quenching N-acyl-homoserine lactonase, whose product MKKISFTSQNETIIGCLYEPQQMNKDQCYPAIILCNGFAGVKELLLPSFAEAFADAGYIVLTFDYRGFGESEGEKGRLVPKLQIEDIHAAIDFLSSLDNIDCHRIGLWGTSYGGANAIIATDENSKIKCLAVQLTFANGERVVTGEMNSEEKEKFFAMISRLVEKKEKTGKEMMTPLIKVLSDPQSQSFYNKYCNDFPDLKIKIPFLTVNETLSHKPENHIGNIHIPILIVGSQTDSVNPAQESHILYEKANSPKEIFMVEKADHYDCYEGEAFKSIVAKQIDWFNKYL is encoded by the coding sequence ATGAAAAAAATATCTTTTACATCCCAAAATGAAACTATTATTGGATGTTTATACGAGCCCCAACAAATGAATAAAGATCAGTGTTATCCAGCAATTATATTATGTAATGGTTTTGCAGGTGTAAAAGAGCTTCTTTTACCATCCTTTGCAGAAGCTTTTGCAGATGCTGGCTACATCGTATTAACGTTTGACTATAGAGGATTCGGAGAGAGTGAAGGAGAAAAGGGTAGATTAGTACCAAAATTACAAATCGAAGATATTCATGCAGCAATAGATTTTTTAAGTAGTTTAGATAATATCGATTGTCATCGTATTGGACTATGGGGAACTTCATACGGTGGAGCAAATGCCATAATTGCAACAGATGAAAACTCTAAAATTAAATGTTTAGCTGTACAATTAACATTTGCGAATGGTGAGCGTGTGGTGACTGGAGAAATGAATTCTGAAGAAAAAGAAAAGTTTTTCGCTATGATTTCACGTTTAGTTGAGAAAAAAGAAAAAACTGGCAAAGAAATGATGACGCCTTTGATTAAGGTTTTATCCGATCCACAATCACAGTCTTTCTATAATAAGTATTGTAATGACTTTCCGGATTTAAAAATAAAAATACCGTTCTTAACTGTAAACGAAACTTTATCTCACAAACCTGAGAATCATATTGGTAACATTCATATTCCAATTTTAATTGTTGGCTCTCAAACAGATAGTGTTAACCCAGCTCAAGAATCTCATATACTTTACGAAAAAGCCAATTCACCAAAAGAAATATTTATGGTAGAAAAAGCAGATCATTATGATTGTTATGAGGGAGAGGCTTTTAAATCAATTGTTGCAAAACAGATAGATTGGTTTAATAAATATTTATAG
- a CDS encoding NAD(P)H nitroreductase: protein MQALDLLLNRYSSSRLQAPAPKADELETILKAGLRAPDHGNLTPWKFIISQDVGIEKLSQIFEAAAQDANESEEDQQRAKLAPFRAPLIITVVSTADANAKIPVIEQNISTGCTVHAMEMAAYSLGYGSMWRTGKWAYNSFINSALNLKESDQIIGFLYIGSRLPRERKPDLPHRPLENYVEYLD from the coding sequence ATGCAAGCATTAGATTTATTGTTAAATAGATACTCATCATCAAGATTACAAGCTCCAGCCCCAAAGGCAGATGAATTAGAAACTATTTTAAAGGCAGGTTTAAGAGCTCCAGATCATGGGAACTTAACACCATGGAAATTTATCATAAGCCAGGATGTTGGTATTGAAAAATTGAGTCAAATTTTTGAAGCAGCTGCTCAAGATGCAAATGAATCGGAAGAAGATCAGCAAAGAGCAAAATTAGCACCATTTAGAGCGCCTTTAATTATAACAGTTGTAAGTACTGCAGACGCAAACGCTAAAATTCCAGTGATTGAGCAAAATATTTCAACGGGTTGTACTGTTCATGCGATGGAGATGGCTGCTTATTCCTTGGGTTATGGTTCTATGTGGAGGACTGGTAAATGGGCATATAACAGTTTCATTAATTCTGCTTTAAATTTAAAAGAAAGTGATCAGATCATAGGGTTTTTATACATAGGGTCTCGATTACCTCGAGAAAGAAAACCAGACTTACCGCATCGTCCTCTTGAAAATTATGTTGAGTATCTAGATTAA
- a CDS encoding MFS transporter: MNKKNTILFIFLVNLTVPMAGMSTDIYLPSLPFMSEYFNSSNNVIQLSITLFAISFGLTQWIAGPISDAIGRHRPILLALLIQILSLIMIICTDNIYVLNCARFVQGFGVGLMIVPTRAILSDILSGEQLKKHLTYITTSFSIGPIVAPFLGGYLQHYFSWQANFSFILIYLSILFLFYFFLFKETLIEKKKFSFNLLFHNTKTVFKSFSFVKSILLAGSVYSYVAIFSVVGPFYIQNILNKSAIFNGYVALSIGVFWFIGNLFSRILFHIEREKKEIIALIGTVIFAVVFLMIELLSNNFYFILLPLLLMVGFSGFVFPIAVSEGLSIFKNMSGTANGILFSFCWVSYGVFTGIGSLLKAHSLFPLTVLYLILSILILLLFFKIRHKK, from the coding sequence GTGAATAAAAAAAATACAATCCTTTTTATTTTCCTAGTGAATCTCACCGTTCCCATGGCTGGTATGAGCACAGACATTTATCTTCCTTCCTTACCATTTATGTCTGAATATTTTAACAGCTCGAATAATGTGATTCAGTTATCTATTACGTTATTTGCGATTAGTTTTGGTTTGACTCAATGGATAGCAGGTCCAATATCAGATGCAATAGGGCGTCATAGACCTATTTTATTGGCTTTATTAATACAAATTTTAAGCCTTATTATGATTATTTGTACAGATAACATATATGTTCTTAATTGCGCAAGATTTGTTCAGGGATTTGGTGTTGGATTAATGATTGTCCCAACTAGGGCTATATTGAGTGATATTCTCTCAGGTGAGCAGTTAAAAAAACACCTTACATATATTACAACCTCTTTTTCAATAGGCCCAATTGTAGCGCCTTTTTTAGGGGGGTATTTGCAACATTACTTCTCATGGCAGGCAAACTTTAGTTTTATTTTAATTTATTTAAGTATCTTATTTTTATTCTATTTTTTTCTTTTTAAAGAAACCTTAATAGAAAAAAAGAAATTTTCTTTTAATTTACTTTTTCATAACACAAAAACTGTTTTTAAATCTTTTAGTTTTGTGAAATCAATCTTACTAGCTGGTTCAGTTTATTCTTACGTAGCTATTTTTAGTGTGGTTGGACCTTTTTATATACAAAACATATTAAATAAATCAGCCATATTTAATGGTTATGTTGCTTTATCAATTGGTGTGTTTTGGTTTATAGGTAATCTATTCTCGAGGATTTTATTTCATATTGAACGTGAAAAAAAGGAAATTATTGCCTTAATTGGTACGGTGATATTTGCAGTCGTTTTTTTAATGATTGAATTATTATCTAATAACTTTTATTTTATACTCCTACCTTTATTATTGATGGTTGGTTTTTCTGGTTTTGTGTTTCCAATTGCTGTAAGTGAAGGACTGAGTATTTTTAAAAATATGTCAGGGACAGCTAATGGTATATTGTTTTCATTTTGTTGGGTTTCTTATGGAGTTTTTACCGGTATAGGTAGTTTATTAAAAGCACATTCACTTTTCCCTTTAACTGTATTATATTTAATCTTAAGTATATTAATTTTGTTATTATTTTTTAAAATAAGACATAAGAAATAA
- a CDS encoding TDT family transporter: MIKLFKKYFSKVPTPIAGLSLGVSSLGICLENMYDFNNYAQLTFAIFSLLLLLILTLKFICFPRYFFDDLSHPVTGSILPTISMTIMVISTTINKYSFMLGLTFWVLGIIIHLCFLLTFLFFRIREFKLHHMIPSWFVPPVGIIVSAVTFPNLNSLLPLTYFLMLFGITTYLTILPLMLYRIIFETVIPKNTEPTLAIFAAPPSISLAGYLTISSQPDIVVISILSSVSIFMTALVYLFFLKSLFRSFHPSYAAFTFPLVISSVAMFKLSDWIHSMNFLTHYENKAHIVAEFEGIVALFAVFYVLINYIKLLINNFLSIEMSSKYL; encoded by the coding sequence GTGATAAAATTATTTAAAAAATATTTTTCGAAAGTCCCGACTCCAATTGCTGGTTTATCTCTTGGGGTATCTAGTCTGGGGATTTGTTTAGAAAACATGTATGATTTCAATAATTATGCGCAACTAACTTTCGCTATTTTTTCTTTATTATTGCTACTTATATTAACGCTAAAATTTATATGTTTTCCACGTTATTTTTTTGATGATTTATCTCATCCAGTGACTGGTAGTATTTTACCTACTATTTCAATGACCATAATGGTTATTTCTACCACTATCAATAAATATTCTTTCATGTTAGGTTTAACATTTTGGGTATTAGGAATAATTATTCACCTTTGTTTTCTTTTGACATTTTTATTTTTCAGAATACGTGAATTTAAATTACATCACATGATCCCCTCATGGTTCGTACCACCTGTTGGTATTATTGTATCTGCTGTAACATTTCCTAACTTAAACTCCTTGTTGCCTCTGACATATTTTTTAATGTTATTTGGTATAACAACTTATTTAACTATTCTTCCTTTAATGTTATATAGAATTATTTTTGAAACAGTAATACCTAAAAATACTGAGCCTACACTTGCAATTTTTGCAGCTCCGCCAAGTATAAGTTTGGCTGGTTATCTCACAATTTCTTCTCAACCTGATATTGTTGTTATTTCTATTCTGAGTAGTGTTTCAATTTTTATGACAGCTTTAGTTTACTTGTTTTTTTTAAAATCATTGTTTCGTTCATTTCATCCAAGTTATGCTGCTTTTACCTTTCCTTTGGTTATTAGCTCAGTAGCAATGTTTAAACTTTCAGATTGGATACACTCAATGAACTTCCTAACTCATTATGAAAATAAAGCTCACATAGTTGCTGAGTTTGAAGGAATTGTAGCACTTTTTGCTGTTTTTTATGTATTAATCAATTATATTAAATTACTCATTAATAACTTTTTAAGTATAGAAATGTCCTCTAAATATCTTTAA
- a CDS encoding GNAT family N-acetyltransferase: MEIKIRQAQISDIKQLIPLIKELGYDLSPDELKQTIELQNKNSYEVNYIAEKEKNIIGLISCSVLRMFHHNYNTGRIVSLVVSSCERNQNIGEKLIQIAELYFKSLNCKKIEITTNNKREDAHRFYFNQNFEDTHKCLNKSL, encoded by the coding sequence ATGGAAATAAAAATTAGACAAGCGCAAATAAGTGACATTAAACAATTAATTCCCCTAATTAAAGAGCTAGGATATGATTTATCTCCTGATGAATTAAAGCAAACAATAGAACTTCAAAACAAAAACTCTTATGAAGTGAATTACATTGCAGAAAAAGAAAAAAACATTATAGGATTAATTAGTTGTTCTGTTTTGAGGATGTTTCATCATAATTACAATACAGGAAGAATAGTATCTCTAGTGGTATCTTCATGCGAAAGAAATCAAAATATAGGTGAGAAATTAATTCAAATTGCTGAGTTATACTTTAAATCTTTAAATTGCAAAAAAATTGAAATAACTACCAATAATAAAAGAGAGGACGCACATCGCTTTTATTTCAATCAAAACTTCGAAGATACACATAAATGTTTAAATAAATCCCTTTAA
- a CDS encoding MFS transporter, with protein sequence MGKIVQNIGLFKTTILGVLLIFVSGVALIIFYQLWGLNLYVFFGPCTVATFGCALAVGAGAGGALEPFGQYPGVASAMFGCMQLGGSSVIGTISGLFAVNTSYPLAITMIFTSLIALIVIFLKINSEKILYQTQLL encoded by the coding sequence ATGGGAAAAATTGTTCAAAATATTGGACTATTCAAGACAACTATTTTAGGCGTATTATTAATATTTGTATCTGGTGTTGCACTTATTATCTTTTACCAGTTATGGGGTCTAAATTTATATGTTTTTTTTGGACCATGTACTGTTGCAACTTTTGGATGTGCTTTGGCAGTGGGCGCTGGTGCGGGTGGTGCCTTGGAACCTTTTGGGCAATATCCTGGAGTGGCTTCAGCCATGTTTGGTTGTATGCAATTAGGTGGTAGTTCAGTTATTGGTACAATTTCGGGGTTATTTGCAGTAAACACTTCTTATCCTCTAGCCATAACAATGATTTTTACATCTTTGATTGCTTTAATTGTAATCTTTTTAAAAATTAATTCTGAAAAGATTTTATATCAAACTCAATTACTTTAG
- a CDS encoding alpha/beta hydrolase has product MEHITDSLKTFLKAQNELIKQLALAGYQPDPIANRASLELLTQTYVTTAPSLDLTKKISYKDIPLKIYHPEHEKNLPVFLYLHGGGHMSGSIDVYDKILTKLAFHTGNIVVAVDYKLAPEHPFPSGLNDCKLILKNMWNILNQEGINFEKSLTLGGDSAGGALSSTICHTELVELVDKLVLIYPSLDYTLSCDSIKDLGKNYLLETHYIKWLFDNYFQNNENRYDESPLFRNIPENYPDTLIITAGFDPLKSEGIKYFEKLEKAKIDVKHIHFPGMIHAFLNLENLVKNQCDKLYNDIGLFLKES; this is encoded by the coding sequence TTGGAACATATCACTGATAGTTTAAAAACGTTTTTAAAGGCGCAAAACGAACTTATTAAACAATTAGCCTTAGCTGGTTATCAACCAGATCCAATTGCAAACAGGGCATCTTTAGAGTTACTGACACAAACATATGTTACGACAGCACCTTCACTAGATCTGACAAAAAAAATTAGTTACAAGGATATTCCTTTAAAAATTTATCATCCTGAGCATGAGAAAAATCTTCCTGTTTTTTTATATCTCCATGGTGGGGGGCATATGTCAGGCAGTATTGATGTCTATGATAAAATTCTAACTAAACTGGCTTTTCATACTGGAAATATTGTCGTAGCTGTTGATTATAAGTTAGCACCTGAACATCCATTTCCATCAGGGTTAAACGATTGCAAGCTTATTCTAAAAAATATGTGGAATATATTAAATCAAGAAGGAATTAATTTTGAGAAAAGTTTGACTTTAGGGGGAGATTCAGCAGGAGGTGCATTATCTTCAACCATTTGTCACACAGAATTAGTTGAACTCGTCGATAAGTTAGTTCTTATTTATCCATCTTTAGATTACACACTCAGTTGTGATTCAATTAAAGATCTAGGTAAAAACTATCTTCTCGAAACTCACTACATAAAGTGGTTATTTGATAACTATTTTCAGAATAATGAAAATAGATATGATGAATCGCCGTTATTTCGAAACATTCCAGAAAATTATCCAGATACATTAATTATCACTGCAGGATTTGACCCTTTAAAATCCGAAGGTATTAAATATTTTGAAAAGCTTGAAAAAGCAAAAATTGATGTAAAGCACATTCATTTTCCTGGGATGATTCATGCATTTTTGAATTTGGAAAACTTAGTGAAAAATCAGTGCGATAAGTTATATAATGATATAGGTTTATTTCTCAAAGAGTCTTAA
- a CDS encoding GNAT family N-acetyltransferase — MDIVYKEIEEKHNLEVKQVITQVGIEFGAVGEGYGPSDLEVNQMSQFYSDDLNSFYIVALVNNSVVGGCGIAPFNSSKEVCELKKLFLLPESRGFGVGKECIIRCLNYAKAKGFTRCYLDTLSNMESAISLYSHLGFKHLTKPLDGTIHNKCDIWMIKDLKNSSF; from the coding sequence ATGGATATCGTATATAAAGAAATTGAAGAGAAACATAATCTAGAAGTAAAGCAAGTCATAACGCAGGTTGGGATAGAGTTCGGTGCTGTTGGTGAAGGGTATGGTCCGAGCGATCTTGAAGTTAATCAAATGAGTCAATTTTATAGTGATGATTTAAACAGTTTTTATATTGTAGCTCTAGTCAATAATTCTGTGGTAGGCGGGTGTGGTATCGCTCCTTTTAATTCCTCAAAAGAAGTGTGCGAATTAAAAAAATTATTTTTATTACCGGAATCTCGAGGCTTTGGTGTTGGTAAAGAATGTATAATTCGTTGTTTAAATTATGCAAAGGCGAAAGGTTTTACACGATGTTATTTAGATACTTTATCTAATATGGAGAGTGCAATATCTTTATATAGTCATTTGGGTTTTAAACATTTAACAAAACCTTTGGATGGTACTATTCACAATAAATGTGATATTTGGATGATTAAAGACTTAAAAAATTCGTCTTTCTAG
- a CDS encoding MFS transporter gives MSAFAIVRDVFDGENSAKIYGIINGMLALSPILGPIIGVALITRYPWYSTFYFLACLSILTGLVFKVWGKESLDKANRTGFSWSIFSRYMIIIKSIHFWSFTLPAVAGMSSFFALFSITPYIIESLGLPKVTIVYSFGTVGLSFMLGSF, from the coding sequence ATGAGTGCTTTTGCAATTGTTCGTGATGTTTTTGATGGAGAAAACAGCGCTAAAATATATGGTATTATAAACGGTATGCTAGCATTATCGCCAATTTTAGGACCCATAATTGGAGTAGCTTTAATAACAAGATACCCATGGTATTCAACATTTTACTTCTTAGCATGTTTATCAATTCTGACTGGATTAGTTTTTAAAGTCTGGGGTAAAGAGAGTTTAGATAAAGCGAATCGAACTGGTTTCAGCTGGTCAATTTTTTCAAGGTACATGATCATTATAAAATCAATTCATTTTTGGTCTTTTACGTTGCCTGCAGTTGCAGGAATGTCTTCATTTTTTGCACTATTTTCCATAACTCCCTATATTATTGAATCGTTAGGATTACCTAAAGTAACTATCGTTTATAGCTTTGGTACAGTTGGTTTATCATTTATGTTAGGCTCTTTTTAA
- a CDS encoding MFS transporter, whose translation MNNNNVYKVSILSGFGGMLEFYDFILYIIFSSQISATFLQNVQSEIVKNLITVCIFSVAYIVRPIGGLLTGWLGDNIGRKKSFSLTILIMSVCIFLMGVMPSYDQIGVIAPILFIMLRVIQGLALGGELPGAIVFVYESVHKNRGIALGILFGMVFLGFLLGDIMGDLLKHYFGAYAWRVGFISGSAIALVGYFIRSKLHETPMFMALENKQKFPLFHILKNNFSLQLGGIFNAMLVACNGVVVSLYISKYLQNHLNIPYFKFQNIAYAISILNVIIIFLASFLSDFVNVKKMYKLTTILLALMSFPAFYLMSLGQISSIFMGWFMLTILCGIGTGLFMKILCDSFETNVRLTGVAMSYNLAFAFVGGVGPLAIELMIKSINNIAGPSIVCICCALMGYVSIRLTSQKNTNKKLNTQILTDKS comes from the coding sequence ATGAATAATAATAATGTTTATAAAGTATCGATCCTTTCAGGCTTCGGAGGTATGCTTGAATTTTATGATTTTATTTTGTATATAATCTTTTCATCTCAAATAAGTGCAACTTTTTTGCAAAATGTACAATCAGAAATCGTCAAAAATCTTATTACAGTATGTATTTTTTCGGTTGCTTATATCGTGAGACCAATAGGAGGCTTACTTACTGGTTGGTTAGGTGACAATATTGGAAGAAAAAAATCTTTCTCTCTAACCATACTTATTATGTCCGTTTGTATTTTTCTAATGGGAGTAATGCCATCTTATGATCAAATTGGAGTCATTGCCCCTATCCTTTTTATTATGCTGAGGGTTATTCAAGGACTAGCTTTAGGCGGAGAGTTGCCGGGTGCTATTGTATTTGTGTATGAATCAGTTCATAAAAACAGAGGAATTGCCTTAGGTATTTTGTTTGGAATGGTGTTTTTAGGGTTCCTTCTTGGTGATATTATGGGTGACCTTCTTAAACACTATTTTGGAGCATATGCTTGGCGTGTTGGATTCATTTCCGGATCAGCAATTGCTTTAGTAGGTTATTTTATAAGATCTAAGCTTCATGAAACACCGATGTTTATGGCTTTGGAGAACAAGCAAAAATTTCCTTTGTTTCACATTTTAAAAAATAATTTTTCACTGCAATTAGGAGGTATTTTCAATGCAATGTTGGTTGCATGCAACGGGGTAGTTGTATCTTTATATATAAGTAAATACCTACAAAACCACTTGAATATTCCTTATTTTAAATTTCAAAATATAGCGTATGCTATTTCAATCTTGAACGTAATAATCATTTTTCTAGCTAGTTTTCTATCTGATTTTGTAAATGTTAAGAAAATGTATAAATTAACCACTATTTTACTAGCTTTAATGAGTTTTCCTGCCTTTTATTTAATGTCACTGGGCCAAATTTCTTCTATTTTTATGGGCTGGTTCATGTTGACGATACTCTGTGGTATAGGTACAGGATTATTTATGAAAATTCTGTGTGACTCTTTTGAAACTAATGTTAGACTGACAGGCGTAGCAATGAGTTATAATCTAGCATTTGCTTTTGTGGGAGGTGTTGGTCCCTTAGCCATTGAGCTTATGATAAAATCAATCAATAATATCGCTGGACCAAGCATTGTTTGTATCTGTTGTGCATTAATGGGTTACGTATCAATACGTCTAACATCTCAAAAAAACACAAATAAGAAGTTAAATACTCAAATTTTAACGGATAAGTCATAA
- a CDS encoding DUF7424 family protein: MFRLMINCFLCLIIALLTGCKTEAEIPVRFSDFNAKSTHKIQGKLIVEIPACKDYNSDMPSDSLFKIKQKLPYVFNGAKFENCFEKNFSSYALFSFPVSIVKSKTNLNMTQDTINISFDKNKSGFKSLSVFIPDKLRSSINKMIKSEIFIKKSDLKITLALDPEGKKGSFQILGGYLNNKPVQFGIFNNNGEKFKVTIPSYGIDLLLSGDYKYIAMYNAKF, translated from the coding sequence ATGTTTAGATTAATGATAAATTGTTTTTTGTGTTTAATAATAGCCTTATTAACAGGGTGTAAAACAGAAGCAGAAATTCCAGTACGCTTTAGTGATTTTAATGCTAAAAGCACTCATAAAATCCAAGGAAAATTGATTGTGGAAATTCCTGCCTGCAAAGATTATAACTCCGATATGCCAAGTGATTCACTCTTTAAAATCAAACAAAAATTACCATATGTTTTTAATGGTGCAAAATTTGAAAATTGTTTTGAAAAAAATTTTAGTTCATATGCACTTTTTAGCTTTCCTGTCAGTATCGTAAAAAGTAAAACCAATCTAAACATGACACAAGATACTATTAATATTTCTTTTGACAAAAATAAATCTGGTTTTAAATCATTGTCTGTATTTATTCCGGACAAATTAAGATCGTCTATAAATAAAATGATTAAATCTGAAATATTTATAAAAAAGAGTGACTTAAAGATTACTTTGGCTTTAGATCCTGAAGGTAAAAAAGGTTCATTTCAAATTTTAGGCGGATACTTAAATAATAAACCTGTTCAATTTGGAATTTTTAATAACAATGGAGAGAAGTTTAAAGTAACTATACCAAGTTATGGTATCGATCTCCTTTTATCTGGAGATTATAAGTATATTGCGATGTACAATGCCAAATTTTAA
- a CDS encoding MFS transporter: MWSYSPIKTAIILGPLIFCSALALDVYMPVLPEMKNLFHTSQGAIQLSVSIFFLICGLGQLILGPVSDQIGRIKVVWTSIMLCLLGAIGCAVSESIGIF, encoded by the coding sequence ATGTGGTCTTATAGTCCAATTAAAACAGCAATTATTCTCGGGCCTTTAATTTTTTGTTCGGCCTTAGCTCTTGATGTTTACATGCCAGTCCTTCCTGAAATGAAAAATTTATTCCATACCTCTCAAGGGGCAATTCAGTTATCAGTCTCAATTTTTTTTCTAATTTGTGGATTAGGTCAGCTTATATTGGGACCAGTATCTGATCAAATTGGAAGAATAAAAGTGGTCTGGACATCTATTATGTTATGTCTTTTAGGAGCTATTGGTTGTGCAGTGAGTGAGTCGATAGGTATTTTTTAA